The proteins below come from a single Thalassotalea ponticola genomic window:
- the purD gene encoding phosphoribosylamine--glycine ligase, which yields MNVLVIGSGGREHALAWKAAQSSSVETVFVAPGNAGTANENKLTNVAINVGDIDALVTFAKQNDVALTIVGPEQPLVDGVVDAFEAEGLMIFGPSAKAAQLEGSKSFTKDFLARHNIPTAAYQNFTEIDPAIAYVREQGAPIVVKADGLAAGKGVIVAMTLEEAEEAIKDMLAGNAFGDAGHRVVIEEFLEGEEASFIVMVDGKNVLPMATSQDHKRAYNGDQGPNTGGMGAYSPAPVVTAEIHDRIMNEVIWPTVEGMAKEDAPYKGFLYAGLMIAADGTPKVIEYNCRFGDPETQPIMMRLQSDLVELCISACKGELDKAEIEFDSRAAVGVVLAAGGYPGSYNKGDVISGVELNTLSDRKTFHAGTAIKDGQVVTAGGRVLCATALGNTVTDAQKSAYELLQQITWQGVEFRTDIAYRAIAREQQNG from the coding sequence ATGAATGTATTAGTTATTGGCAGTGGCGGGCGCGAGCATGCGCTCGCGTGGAAAGCTGCTCAGTCAAGTTCAGTTGAAACCGTATTTGTCGCACCAGGTAACGCTGGTACTGCCAATGAAAACAAGTTAACAAACGTTGCTATCAACGTCGGTGATATCGACGCACTGGTAACGTTTGCCAAACAAAATGACGTTGCCTTGACTATTGTTGGCCCAGAGCAACCGCTTGTCGATGGTGTTGTTGATGCATTTGAAGCCGAAGGCTTAATGATTTTTGGCCCGAGTGCAAAAGCTGCTCAGTTAGAAGGTTCAAAATCATTTACTAAGGACTTTTTAGCGCGCCATAACATCCCGACTGCCGCTTACCAAAACTTTACTGAAATTGACCCTGCTATTGCTTACGTACGTGAACAAGGCGCGCCTATCGTTGTTAAGGCTGACGGTCTAGCAGCGGGTAAAGGTGTGATTGTTGCAATGACACTTGAAGAAGCTGAAGAGGCGATTAAGGACATGTTAGCTGGTAACGCCTTTGGCGATGCTGGTCATCGTGTTGTTATCGAAGAGTTCCTTGAAGGTGAAGAAGCGAGCTTCATTGTTATGGTTGACGGTAAGAACGTGCTACCAATGGCGACTAGCCAAGATCATAAGCGCGCTTACAATGGTGACCAAGGTCCAAACACCGGTGGTATGGGGGCTTACTCTCCAGCGCCAGTTGTGACCGCTGAAATTCATGATCGCATTATGAATGAAGTTATCTGGCCAACCGTTGAAGGTATGGCAAAAGAAGATGCACCATACAAAGGCTTCTTATACGCGGGCTTAATGATTGCAGCTGACGGTACGCCAAAGGTGATCGAGTACAACTGCCGTTTTGGTGATCCGGAAACGCAACCAATCATGATGCGTTTACAATCAGATCTTGTTGAACTGTGTATTAGCGCTTGTAAAGGCGAATTAGATAAAGCTGAAATTGAATTTGATTCACGCGCTGCAGTTGGTGTGGTATTGGCTGCGGGTGGTTACCCGGGGAGCTACAACAAAGGTGATGTGATCTCAGGTGTTGAGTTGAATACCTTATCAGATCGCAAAACCTTCCATGCGGGAACCGCCATTAAAGATGGTCAAGTGGTCACTGCTGGTGGTCGTGTATTATGTGCAACAGCACTTGGTAATACAGTAACTGATGCACAAAAATCAGCTTACGAGTTATTACAGCAAATCACTTGGCAAGGTGTTGAGTTTCGCACTGACATCGCCTACCGAGCTATCGCACGAGAGCAACAAAACGGATAA
- a CDS encoding class I SAM-dependent methyltransferase codes for MQIKTLVASVLVMTSCFAYADDHSAETALKQAIAGEHRSDKNKARDQYRHPLETLQFFGFEPQMTVVEIAPGGGWYTEILAPALKGKGTLYGAHYPDTGEDNYYSRSRRSLEKKLAADPIFSEVKLTDFTPRKESELAPSASADLVVTFRNLHNWDVEGVKQVFIDSYKALKPGGVLGVVEHRMPESHSLETHAKSGYFPQALAIELAQQAGFEFVESSEINANPKDTAEHPKGVWTLPPVLRLGEQDKQKYLAIGESDRMTLKFVKPVK; via the coding sequence ATGCAAATAAAAACCTTAGTAGCCAGTGTTTTAGTAATGACGAGCTGTTTTGCTTATGCGGATGACCACAGTGCTGAGACTGCTTTAAAGCAAGCTATTGCCGGTGAACACCGCAGTGATAAGAACAAAGCACGAGATCAATATCGCCATCCGCTAGAAACATTGCAATTTTTTGGTTTTGAACCGCAAATGACCGTAGTAGAGATAGCCCCAGGTGGAGGTTGGTACACTGAGATACTCGCTCCTGCATTAAAGGGCAAGGGCACGTTGTATGGCGCTCATTACCCAGATACAGGCGAAGATAACTACTACAGTCGATCGCGTCGTAGCTTAGAAAAAAAGCTGGCCGCTGATCCGATCTTTAGTGAAGTGAAGCTGACTGATTTTACCCCGCGTAAAGAGAGTGAACTCGCACCGTCAGCAAGTGCCGATCTAGTAGTTACATTTCGAAACCTTCACAATTGGGATGTGGAAGGTGTGAAGCAGGTTTTCATCGACAGTTATAAAGCGTTAAAACCAGGTGGTGTACTCGGTGTTGTTGAGCATCGCATGCCCGAATCACACAGTTTAGAAACACATGCTAAAAGTGGTTACTTTCCACAAGCACTAGCAATTGAATTAGCACAGCAAGCTGGCTTTGAGTTTGTCGAAAGCAGTGAAATCAATGCTAATCCAAAAGATACAGCAGAACATCCGAAAGGTGTTTGGACATTGCCTCCAGTACTGCGCTTGGGTGAACAAGACAAGCAAAAGTATCTCGCTATTGGTGAAAGTGATCGTATGACATTGAAATTTGTTAAGCCTGTTAAGTAG
- the purH gene encoding bifunctional phosphoribosylaminoimidazolecarboxamide formyltransferase/IMP cyclohydrolase: METPRPIRRALLSVSDKTGIVEFATELVAQGVDILSTGGTAKLLSEKGIKVTEVSDYTGHPEIMDGRVKTLHPKVHGGILARRDMDEAVMADNQISAIDMVVVNLYPFAKTVAQHDCSLEDAIENIDIGGPTMVRAAAKNHKDVTIVVNASDYGRVLAEMAENNGSLTHQTRFDLAIAAFEHTASYDGMIANYFGKMLPAYGDQDKSVSEFPRTYNTQFIKKQDLRYGENSHQQAAFYVEAEPEEASVATATQVQGKALSYNNIADTDAALECVKEFDKPACVIVKHANPCGVALGENILEAYEKAFKTDPTSAFGGIIAFNQELDADTAEAIVSRQFVEVIIAPVISEAAKQIVAAKPNVRLLECGQWDNTTTGYELKRVNGGLLVQHRDQGMVGMDDLKVVTKRQPTAEEMNDLLFCWKVAKFVKSNAIVYAKGDMTIGVGAGQMSRVYSAKIAGIKAADENLEVKGSVMASDAFFPFRDGLDAAAEAGITAVIQPGGSMRDEEVIAAADEHGIAMVFTGMRHFRH; this comes from the coding sequence ATGGAAACTCCACGTCCAATTCGACGCGCGTTACTAAGTGTCTCTGACAAAACCGGTATTGTCGAGTTCGCAACAGAGCTAGTGGCTCAAGGCGTTGATATCTTATCAACTGGTGGCACCGCGAAGCTACTGAGCGAAAAGGGCATCAAGGTAACTGAAGTATCAGATTACACTGGACACCCTGAGATTATGGATGGCCGTGTTAAAACACTGCACCCTAAAGTTCACGGCGGTATTTTAGCTCGTCGCGATATGGATGAGGCCGTTATGGCTGATAATCAGATTTCAGCAATCGATATGGTTGTGGTTAATCTTTACCCATTTGCCAAAACCGTCGCACAGCATGACTGTAGCCTAGAAGACGCGATTGAAAATATCGACATTGGCGGCCCGACGATGGTGCGAGCAGCAGCTAAAAATCACAAAGATGTGACTATTGTTGTTAACGCATCGGATTATGGTCGCGTATTAGCTGAAATGGCAGAAAACAATGGCTCGTTAACTCATCAAACGCGTTTTGATTTAGCGATTGCGGCGTTTGAGCACACTGCGAGCTACGACGGTATGATTGCTAATTACTTTGGCAAAATGCTACCTGCCTATGGCGATCAAGATAAATCAGTGTCAGAGTTCCCTCGCACTTACAACACTCAATTTATTAAAAAGCAAGATTTGCGCTACGGTGAAAACTCTCATCAGCAAGCCGCTTTTTACGTAGAAGCGGAACCTGAAGAAGCGTCTGTTGCTACCGCGACTCAAGTTCAAGGCAAAGCCTTGTCTTACAACAATATCGCCGACACTGATGCCGCTTTAGAGTGTGTTAAAGAGTTTGACAAGCCAGCTTGTGTTATCGTTAAGCACGCTAATCCATGTGGTGTAGCGCTGGGCGAAAATATCTTAGAAGCGTACGAAAAAGCCTTTAAAACCGACCCTACATCAGCTTTTGGTGGCATCATCGCCTTTAACCAAGAGTTAGATGCCGATACCGCTGAAGCCATTGTTTCGCGTCAATTTGTCGAAGTTATCATTGCTCCAGTCATTTCTGAAGCGGCGAAACAAATTGTCGCGGCTAAACCAAACGTTCGCTTGTTAGAGTGTGGTCAGTGGGATAATACGACAACAGGTTATGAGTTAAAGCGCGTTAATGGTGGCTTGTTAGTTCAACATCGCGACCAAGGTATGGTTGGCATGGACGACTTAAAAGTTGTTACCAAGCGTCAACCTACCGCAGAAGAGATGAACGACTTGTTATTCTGCTGGAAAGTGGCGAAATTCGTTAAATCAAATGCGATCGTTTATGCAAAAGGCGACATGACTATCGGCGTGGGTGCCGGTCAAATGAGCCGTGTCTACTCGGCTAAAATCGCGGGTATCAAAGCCGCCGACGAAAACCTGGAAGTCAAAGGTTCAGTTATGGCGTCAGACGCATTTTTCCCATTCCGCGACGGCTTAGATGCTGCTGCTGAAGCGGGTATTACCGCCGTTATTCAACCAGGTGGTTCAATGCGTGACGAAGAAGTTATCGCTGCAGCTGATGAGCATGGCATTGCTATGGTCTTCACAGGTATGCGTCACTTCCGTCACTAA
- the fis gene encoding DNA-binding transcriptional regulator Fis, producing the protein MFEQNITSPFVIGDLQTQTKASPLRTQAKVAIKNYLSQLNGNDVDDMYELVLSEIEAPMLEEVMQYTRGNQTRAANLLGINRGTLRKKLKKYGMN; encoded by the coding sequence ATGTTTGAACAAAATATTACTTCTCCATTTGTTATCGGTGACCTGCAAACTCAGACCAAGGCATCACCTTTACGTACGCAAGCAAAAGTAGCGATTAAAAACTACTTGTCACAACTTAACGGCAACGATGTAGATGATATGTACGAATTAGTATTATCAGAAATTGAAGCGCCGATGCTTGAAGAAGTAATGCAGTACACTCGCGGTAACCAAACCCGAGCGGCAAACTTGTTGGGTATCAATCGCGGTACATTGCGCAAGAAGCTGAAAAAATACGGCATGAACTAA
- the dusB gene encoding tRNA dihydrouridine synthase DusB, with protein MKIGPHTLDSNVILAPMAGITDKPFRQLCCRLGAGMAVGEMLSSNPQVWASDKSQRRMEHSDEAGIRSVQIAGSDPDDMAFAAQHNAANGAQIIDINMGCPAKKVNKKLAGSALLKAPEQVEQIIKAVVNAVDIPVTLKIRTGWCENSRNGIEIAKIAEHNGIQALAVHGRTRSDFYKGEAEYDTIKAIKQAVTIPVVANGDITSPEKAERVLAYTQADAVMIGRAAQGRPWIFREINHFLKTGQLLPAIDIAEVREILLTHVNELHKFYGEFMGVRIARKHVSWYLQTHDQGKQFRSTFNALVLPQQQLDALNVFFDNLTN; from the coding sequence GTGAAGATTGGTCCTCATACCCTTGATAGTAATGTAATCCTTGCCCCTATGGCAGGAATTACCGACAAACCATTTCGACAATTGTGTTGTCGATTAGGTGCGGGGATGGCCGTTGGTGAAATGTTATCGTCGAATCCTCAAGTTTGGGCGTCGGACAAATCACAACGGCGCATGGAGCACAGTGATGAAGCGGGTATTCGCTCAGTGCAAATAGCCGGTTCTGATCCTGATGATATGGCTTTTGCAGCCCAACACAACGCGGCAAATGGCGCCCAAATTATTGATATCAATATGGGCTGCCCGGCTAAAAAAGTGAATAAAAAGTTAGCCGGCTCCGCATTGTTGAAAGCACCTGAGCAGGTTGAGCAGATAATTAAAGCTGTGGTTAACGCCGTGGATATTCCGGTGACGTTAAAAATTCGCACTGGTTGGTGTGAAAATAGTCGCAATGGTATTGAAATCGCCAAAATTGCTGAGCATAACGGCATTCAAGCATTAGCCGTGCACGGCCGTACCCGCAGTGATTTTTATAAAGGCGAAGCAGAATACGATACCATCAAAGCGATAAAGCAGGCGGTAACTATTCCTGTTGTTGCCAATGGTGATATCACCAGCCCTGAAAAAGCAGAGCGGGTATTGGCGTATACGCAAGCTGACGCAGTGATGATCGGTCGAGCAGCGCAAGGTCGTCCTTGGATTTTTAGAGAGATCAATCACTTTTTAAAAACAGGGCAGCTATTACCCGCTATTGACATTGCTGAAGTAAGAGAAATTTTGCTAACGCACGTCAATGAATTGCACAAATTTTATGGCGAGTTTATGGGGGTTCGCATTGCCCGTAAGCACGTCTCCTGGTACTTGCAAACGCACGATCAGGGTAAACAATTTCGTTCTACATTTAATGCCTTAGTGTTACCACAACAGCAACTTGATGCATTGAATGTGTTTTTTGATAATTTAACTAATTAA
- the prmA gene encoding 50S ribosomal protein L11 methyltransferase: MPWIQLRLQANEETAEKYSDWLMACGAQAVTFIDAKDTPIYEPLPGDEVVYWHNTVVMGLYDASCDMDKAIAYLQRIHPDGKQLQYKLEQLEDKDWEREWMDNFHPMKFGQRLWICPSWRDVPEPDAVNVMLDPGLAFGTGTHPTTALCLTWLDGLDLRDKTVVDFGCGSGILSLAALKLGAKQVIGIDIDPQALQASEANAMRNGVADRLKLYLPENQPKLQADVVVANILAGPLRELAPVIIDYLKPGGLLALSGILEEQGNELLNVYGQWCDMQPITVQEEWVRLNGKRNN; the protein is encoded by the coding sequence ATGCCTTGGATACAGTTGCGTCTGCAAGCAAATGAAGAGACAGCAGAAAAATATTCTGATTGGTTAATGGCCTGTGGCGCTCAGGCGGTCACATTTATTGATGCCAAAGATACGCCCATTTATGAACCGCTACCCGGTGATGAAGTTGTTTATTGGCACAACACTGTGGTGATGGGACTATATGACGCCAGTTGCGATATGGATAAAGCTATTGCTTATTTGCAGCGCATTCACCCCGATGGTAAACAGTTGCAATACAAACTGGAACAACTGGAAGACAAGGATTGGGAAAGGGAGTGGATGGATAATTTCCATCCGATGAAATTTGGCCAAAGATTGTGGATATGCCCAAGTTGGCGCGATGTTCCCGAGCCCGACGCGGTTAATGTTATGCTCGATCCCGGTTTGGCGTTTGGCACCGGAACTCATCCAACGACCGCATTGTGTTTGACCTGGCTTGATGGTTTAGATTTACGCGATAAAACCGTTGTCGACTTTGGTTGTGGCTCGGGTATTTTATCTCTTGCGGCGTTAAAGCTCGGGGCAAAACAAGTGATCGGAATTGATATTGATCCACAAGCATTGCAAGCAAGTGAAGCTAACGCCATGCGCAATGGAGTAGCTGATCGCTTGAAGTTGTACTTACCCGAAAATCAACCAAAACTGCAAGCCGATGTGGTGGTAGCTAATATTCTCGCAGGTCCTTTGCGCGAACTCGCACCAGTGATCATTGATTATCTCAAACCCGGTGGCTTACTTGCTCTGTCTGGCATTTTAGAAGAACAAGGCAATGAGTTGTTGAACGTGTACGGCCAATGGTGTGATATGCAACCAATCACGGTTCAAGAGGAGTGGGTGCGACTCAACGGTAAACGTAACAACTAG
- a CDS encoding bifunctional precorrin-2 dehydrogenase/sirohydrochlorin ferrochelatase: protein MRYLPIFIDAEKITALVIGGGEIAARKLELLVKTPAKVSVLSPVLSDSCQQLLTQHRVTYIANHYQPGSIGEQYNLVIAATDNGEINKQIATECQHKNILLNVVDEPALCTYITPAIIDRNPILIALSSSGSAPMLLQLLKQQLDLLLPADYGKLAAFMGKHRKQVQQSIPNFSARRALWQQVVQSEIGQAIFDDDEQQAELGFDALLDQQLQKHNKQTVTLIKLSTEHVDDLSLRAYRALQSCDAVLFEPQLMKTFSDYCRKDANKYPSLDSKKMDELSQQMNVCILVKSEDEYQRIKQHCLLNTIYCGH from the coding sequence ATGCGTTATTTACCGATATTTATTGATGCTGAAAAAATTACCGCACTGGTCATTGGCGGTGGCGAGATAGCCGCGCGAAAATTAGAGTTACTGGTGAAAACTCCAGCTAAAGTGAGCGTGCTAAGTCCGGTATTGTCGGATAGTTGTCAGCAGTTGCTGACACAGCATCGCGTAACGTATATCGCCAACCACTATCAGCCCGGTAGTATTGGCGAACAATACAATCTGGTTATTGCCGCCACCGACAATGGTGAGATAAATAAGCAAATAGCAACAGAGTGTCAGCACAAAAACATATTGTTGAATGTTGTCGACGAGCCAGCGTTATGTACCTATATAACGCCGGCCATTATCGATCGGAACCCGATACTGATCGCGCTTTCCAGTAGTGGCAGTGCGCCGATGCTATTGCAACTGCTCAAACAACAACTTGATCTCCTATTACCTGCCGATTACGGCAAACTCGCGGCGTTCATGGGTAAACATAGGAAACAGGTGCAACAAAGCATCCCAAACTTTTCTGCTCGGCGAGCGTTATGGCAACAAGTGGTGCAATCAGAGATTGGCCAAGCAATTTTTGATGACGATGAGCAACAGGCAGAACTCGGGTTTGATGCATTACTCGATCAGCAACTGCAAAAGCACAACAAGCAAACCGTTACCCTAATTAAATTGAGCACCGAACACGTCGATGATCTCAGTTTACGAGCTTATCGAGCTCTGCAAAGCTGCGATGCGGTTTTATTTGAACCGCAATTGATGAAAACATTCAGTGATTACTGTCGCAAAGATGCCAATAAATATCCAAGCTTAGATAGCAAAAAAATGGACGAGCTGAGTCAACAAATGAATGTGTGCATCCTAGTCAAAAGTGAAGATGAATATCAGCGCATCAAACAGCATTGCCTACTCAATACCATTTATTGCGGCCATTAA
- a CDS encoding alpha-amylase family glycosyl hydrolase, translated as MQTSNPYQPKPYVKVQPPDWVKNATIYEVNIRQFTPQGTFNAFSEHLPRLKQLGVDILWLMPIHPIGEMNRKGNIGSYYSVKDYKAVNPEFGTMEDFKALVDKAHNMGMYVILDWVANHSAWDNPLTLTNPEWYSKDHNGSFQPTPWWDWSDIIDFDYQHPGIREYMTGALKFWVEQADVDGYRADVAGFIPTDFWNHVRIELDQIKPVFMLAEWESRDLHEYAFDMSYSWKLHDVMEDVAHGKKDTSALYHYFAKELNSWPADAIKMNFVDNHDKNSWEDTVFVRFQNALKPAIVLTATAEGMPLIYSGQEAGLDKALAFFEKDEITWQEHEIGTLYKTLFGLKHDNRALFNGNWGGHMMPVPNNQSESVLSFVRETHNDKVFVVLNFSDAALTVEFDETIQLGEYTELFSNEKIAIRLTSQLSIDSWGYKVLVK; from the coding sequence ATGCAAACAAGTAATCCATACCAACCCAAACCTTATGTGAAAGTGCAACCTCCTGATTGGGTGAAAAACGCGACTATTTACGAAGTAAATATTCGTCAATTCACGCCACAAGGTACGTTCAATGCGTTTAGCGAACACCTGCCGCGTCTAAAACAGTTAGGCGTTGATATTTTGTGGTTGATGCCTATTCACCCAATAGGTGAAATGAACCGCAAAGGTAACATCGGCAGTTACTACTCGGTAAAAGACTACAAGGCTGTGAACCCTGAGTTTGGCACCATGGAAGATTTCAAGGCCCTTGTTGATAAAGCCCACAATATGGGTATGTATGTGATTCTAGACTGGGTTGCAAACCACTCAGCTTGGGACAACCCATTAACTCTCACTAACCCAGAGTGGTACAGCAAAGATCACAATGGCAGCTTCCAACCAACACCATGGTGGGACTGGTCTGATATTATTGACTTTGACTATCAACATCCTGGTATTCGAGAGTACATGACTGGTGCCTTGAAGTTTTGGGTAGAACAAGCCGATGTTGATGGCTACCGCGCCGATGTCGCCGGTTTCATTCCCACCGATTTTTGGAACCATGTCCGCATCGAGCTGGATCAAATAAAACCCGTATTCATGTTAGCCGAATGGGAATCTCGCGATCTGCATGAATACGCGTTTGACATGAGCTATTCGTGGAAACTCCACGATGTCATGGAAGACGTGGCACATGGTAAGAAAGATACCAGCGCCTTGTATCACTATTTCGCTAAAGAACTGAATTCATGGCCGGCTGATGCCATTAAAATGAACTTTGTTGACAATCATGATAAAAACTCATGGGAAGATACCGTGTTTGTGCGGTTTCAAAACGCATTGAAACCAGCCATCGTATTAACCGCGACAGCTGAAGGGATGCCATTAATCTACAGTGGTCAAGAAGCGGGCCTCGACAAAGCACTCGCATTTTTCGAGAAGGATGAGATCACCTGGCAAGAGCATGAAATTGGCACTCTTTATAAAACCTTGTTTGGTTTGAAGCACGATAATCGAGCGCTGTTCAACGGTAACTGGGGTGGCCATATGATGCCGGTACCGAACAACCAAAGTGAGTCGGTATTATCTTTCGTTCGTGAAACGCATAATGACAAAGTATTTGTCGTTTTGAATTTCTCTGACGCTGCGCTAACCGTTGAATTTGATGAGACTATTCAATTGGGCGAATATACCGAGTTATTTAGCAATGAAAAAATAGCTATTCGCCTAACAAGCCAATTATCGATTGATTCTTGGGGTTATAAAGTATTGGTCAAATAG
- a CDS encoding AbgT family transporter produces MQSTQVDGKRSFINRFLNGIEVVGNKIPDPTVLFFWALIIVWLLSALLAQVSFDLVNPRTGEALIINNQLTGDALASFMANMVPVFTSFAPLGLVLVAVLGVGVADSSGFITTGLKKMLTFTPAKLLTPMVILVAIVSHTAADAGYVLVIPLGGIIFHAAGRHPLAGIAAAFAGVSGGFSANFIPSGIDPLLAGFTQTSAQVLDPDYLVNPLANIFFTGLSSIPVILVGWWVTEKLIEPRLSNVALNDDVEEPHDLGEFSAREAKAFRWAGWSMIIGMALLALAVYPDDSPLRSPSGEITAFNAPLMKMIVPLIFVLFIIPGLIYGKMAGVFNSSNDVVKAMSKSMETMAAYIVMAFFCAQFLAAFGNSNIGTMLALYGAEGLKALNLPGEATIVGMILLTAFVNLLVGSASAKWALIGPVLVPMLMVVGISPELSQAAYRVGDSVSNIISPLMVYFPLVVVYCQRYVKSTGIGSLASMMMPYTLVMLVVWTIFLLVYWSIGIPLGIQAPYEYQMPG; encoded by the coding sequence ATGCAATCAACACAGGTTGATGGTAAACGCAGTTTTATCAATCGATTTCTCAATGGTATTGAAGTTGTCGGTAATAAAATACCCGATCCTACGGTATTGTTTTTTTGGGCCTTGATAATTGTCTGGTTGTTATCGGCATTACTGGCACAAGTCAGTTTTGACTTGGTTAATCCAAGAACCGGCGAAGCGCTGATTATTAATAATCAGTTAACTGGCGATGCGTTGGCAAGTTTTATGGCCAATATGGTACCGGTGTTTACCTCATTCGCACCGTTGGGACTGGTCTTGGTTGCGGTGCTAGGTGTGGGGGTAGCAGACTCGAGTGGCTTTATTACTACCGGGCTAAAGAAAATGCTTACCTTCACTCCAGCAAAGTTACTAACGCCGATGGTAATTTTAGTTGCCATTGTCTCACATACTGCGGCCGATGCCGGTTACGTATTGGTTATTCCTTTGGGGGGCATTATTTTTCACGCAGCAGGGCGACATCCATTAGCGGGTATTGCCGCTGCCTTTGCCGGTGTGTCAGGTGGCTTTTCTGCCAACTTTATCCCTTCCGGAATCGATCCATTATTGGCGGGCTTTACCCAAACATCGGCGCAAGTTCTCGACCCGGATTATCTGGTCAATCCGCTGGCCAATATCTTCTTTACCGGATTGAGTTCTATCCCGGTTATTTTAGTCGGTTGGTGGGTTACTGAAAAACTGATTGAGCCGCGGTTGAGCAATGTCGCCCTCAATGACGATGTTGAAGAGCCACACGATTTGGGCGAGTTTTCAGCGCGCGAAGCAAAGGCGTTTCGCTGGGCGGGTTGGTCGATGATCATTGGTATGGCCTTACTGGCGTTAGCGGTTTACCCTGACGATTCACCGTTGCGATCGCCAAGTGGTGAAATCACCGCTTTTAACGCACCATTAATGAAAATGATCGTGCCACTGATTTTTGTGTTATTTATCATTCCAGGATTAATATATGGTAAAATGGCTGGCGTATTTAACAGCTCAAACGACGTTGTCAAAGCTATGTCAAAAAGCATGGAGACCATGGCCGCATACATAGTCATGGCATTTTTCTGTGCGCAGTTTTTAGCGGCATTTGGCAATTCCAATATTGGTACGATGTTAGCACTGTATGGCGCAGAAGGATTAAAAGCCTTAAATTTACCCGGCGAAGCAACCATCGTCGGTATGATCTTGCTAACCGCATTTGTCAACTTGCTGGTTGGTTCGGCATCGGCTAAGTGGGCCCTGATTGGCCCCGTGTTAGTGCCTATGCTCATGGTTGTCGGTATTTCTCCTGAGCTGTCTCAAGCTGCTTATCGCGTCGGTGATTCAGTGTCGAATATCATTTCTCCGCTGATGGTGTATTTCCCTCTAGTGGTGGTTTATTGCCAACGCTATGTTAAGTCGACGGGAATCGGTTCCTTGGCGTCGATGATGATGCCTTATACGTTAGTGATGCTCGTGGTTTGGACGATTTTCTTATTGGTGTATTGGAGTATTGGCATCCCGCTGGGTATCCAAGCGCCATATGAATATCAGATGCCGGGCTAA
- a CDS encoding lactoylglutathione lyase family protein: MSAFPRTFSHIGISVPDVEKAVKFYTEVLGWYLIMKPTEIVEDDSPIGEMCTDVFGAGWGHFKIAHLSTGDRIGVEIFQFANQEDPKDNFEYWKTGIFHFCVQDPNVEELAEKIVAAGGKKRMEKPRYYYPGEKPYRMIYMEDPFGNILEIYSHSYELTYSAGAY, translated from the coding sequence ATGTCTGCATTTCCACGCACGTTTTCACACATCGGTATTTCAGTACCAGACGTTGAAAAAGCGGTAAAATTTTACACTGAAGTACTCGGTTGGTATTTAATTATGAAACCAACAGAAATTGTTGAAGACGACAGCCCAATCGGCGAGATGTGTACCGATGTTTTTGGTGCGGGCTGGGGGCATTTTAAAATTGCTCACTTGTCTACTGGTGATCGCATTGGTGTTGAAATTTTCCAATTTGCCAATCAAGAAGATCCCAAAGATAATTTTGAGTATTGGAAAACCGGCATCTTTCACTTTTGTGTACAAGATCCAAATGTAGAAGAGTTAGCTGAAAAAATTGTTGCTGCAGGTGGTAAGAAACGCATGGAAAAACCCCGCTATTACTATCCAGGCGAAAAGCCGTACCGGATGATTTATATGGAAGACCCGTTTGGTAATATTTTAGAAATTTACAGTCACAGTTATGAGCTAACCTATTCTGCTGGGGCTTATTAA